From Novosphingobium decolorationis, one genomic window encodes:
- a CDS encoding alpha/beta hydrolase: protein MTASHATSRRALLGGLAALGVAATARSRPAHAGPTAITTSGPTIPLWPGKAPGAPARLPERKVAQGSTDPSFDERIVTGVGTPWLEVRQPAYRNGSAVLLIPGGGYGFLAWDNEGEEQARWLTQRGVTCFILSYRLPAEGWAKRALVPLQDAQRAMRIIRARASEFALDPKRLAVLGFSAGGHLGGSLATRFAEETYAPLDAIDEVSARPDLAGLIYPVISLAEPFTHAGSRDNLLGQGAPASDAEYASVENRVDAQTPPVFLTAASDDGLVPIQNSLAMYSAMLAQQRPCEFHGFDKGGHGFGVRLDPATPAHAWPDLFYAYGQRHGVFAA, encoded by the coding sequence ATGACCGCTTCCCACGCCACCTCGCGCCGGGCCCTGCTCGGCGGCCTCGCCGCGCTGGGCGTTGCGGCCACCGCGCGCAGCCGCCCCGCGCATGCGGGCCCCACGGCAATCACCACCTCTGGCCCGACGATCCCGCTCTGGCCGGGCAAGGCGCCCGGGGCCCCTGCCCGCCTGCCCGAACGCAAGGTCGCGCAAGGGAGCACGGACCCCAGCTTCGATGAGCGCATCGTCACCGGCGTCGGCACGCCCTGGCTCGAGGTGCGCCAGCCCGCCTACCGCAATGGTTCGGCGGTGCTGCTGATCCCGGGTGGCGGCTACGGCTTCCTTGCCTGGGACAACGAGGGCGAGGAGCAGGCCCGCTGGCTGACCCAGCGCGGCGTCACCTGCTTCATCCTCTCCTACCGCCTTCCCGCAGAGGGCTGGGCCAAGCGCGCCCTCGTGCCCTTGCAGGACGCGCAGCGCGCAATGCGGATCATCCGCGCACGCGCCAGCGAGTTCGCGCTTGATCCCAAGCGGCTGGCCGTGCTCGGCTTTTCGGCAGGCGGCCATCTGGGCGGCAGCCTTGCCACGCGCTTTGCCGAAGAGACCTATGCGCCGCTCGACGCGATCGACGAGGTCTCGGCCCGCCCCGACCTTGCCGGACTCATCTACCCGGTCATTTCGCTGGCCGAGCCTTTCACCCACGCCGGGTCGCGCGACAATCTGCTGGGGCAAGGCGCGCCCGCCAGCGATGCCGAATACGCCTCGGTCGAGAACCGCGTCGACGCACAGACCCCGCCGGTCTTCCTGACCGCGGCGAGCGACGATGGCCTCGTGCCGATCCAGAATTCGCTCGCGATGTACTCGGCGATGCTGGCGCAGCAGCGCCCGTGCGAGTTCCACGGCTTCGACAAGGGCGGCCACGGCTTCGGGGTCCGCCTCGATCCCGCCACGCCCGCCCACGCCTGGCCCGACCTGTTCTACGCCTACGGCCAGCGCCACGGAGTCTTCGCGGCATGA
- a CDS encoding aldose 1-epimerase, whose protein sequence is MRIASGDWALTLDPAAGGLIRALTRRGADILRPMPEGSAEPLESACFPLAPYANRIAHGRFDWEGETFSLTPNHPAIAHPIHGTTWLGEWMVRDSRGDSVTLVHAHTADADWPWSFALTQTLCLSAQGLTARLAITNTDARAMPAGLGFHPWFAREDVTAISFGAKGLWLGDAEMLPTEHTAPDALGDWSTPSPLELPHLVDNCYTGWDGTVRIARRDGDLVLESAGTPYLHLFVPQGADFFCAEPQTTMPDAVNRDAPAPLEPGATRALEMTIRSA, encoded by the coding sequence ATGCGCATTGCCTCGGGCGACTGGGCCCTGACGCTGGATCCGGCAGCGGGCGGCCTGATCCGCGCGCTGACCCGGCGGGGCGCGGACATCCTGCGCCCCATGCCCGAGGGCAGCGCAGAGCCGCTGGAAAGCGCCTGCTTTCCGCTCGCACCCTACGCCAACCGGATCGCGCACGGCCGTTTTGACTGGGAGGGCGAGACCTTCTCGCTCACCCCCAACCATCCAGCTATTGCGCATCCGATCCACGGCACGACCTGGCTGGGCGAATGGATGGTGCGTGATAGCCGGGGGGACTCGGTCACGCTGGTTCACGCGCATACGGCCGATGCCGACTGGCCCTGGTCCTTTGCGCTTACCCAAACGCTGTGCCTGAGCGCACAAGGGCTCACCGCGCGCCTCGCGATCACCAACACCGATGCACGCGCGATGCCTGCGGGCCTGGGCTTCCATCCCTGGTTCGCGCGCGAGGACGTCACCGCGATCTCCTTTGGGGCCAAGGGCCTGTGGCTGGGCGATGCCGAGATGCTCCCGACCGAGCACACCGCGCCCGACGCCCTTGGCGACTGGAGCACGCCCTCCCCGCTCGAGCTACCGCATCTGGTCGACAACTGCTACACCGGATGGGACGGCACCGTGCGCATCGCCCGGCGCGACGGCGACCTCGTGCTCGAAAGCGCGGGCACGCCCTATCTCCACCTCTTCGTTCCGCAAGGCGCCGACTTCTTCTGCGCCGAACCGCAAACGACCATGCCCGACGCCGTCAACCGCGACGCCCCCGCCCCGCTCGAGCCGGGCGCGACGCGCGCTCTTGAAATGACGATCCGCTCGGCCTGA
- a CDS encoding sugar porter family MFS transporter, whose product MDRVEINTRLVALVVAVATIGGFMFGYDSGVINGTQNGLEAAFDLGSLGIGINVGAILVGSSFGAFIAGRLSDRIGRRGTMMLAAGLFLVSALLAGAAGSSAIFIIARIIGGLGVGAASVTSPVYISEMTPAEVRGRLSSVQQVMIITGLTGAFLANFVLARWAGGSTATLWLDFPAWRWMFWLQAIPALIYFLALLGIPESPRYLVAQGRIEEAREVLTRLFGAATAQRKVAEIEASLAADHHQPKLSDLVDKATGKIRPILWVGIGIAVFQQLVGINVVFYYGATLWQAVGFTEDSALQINIISGALSIGACLIAIAFIDRLGRKPLLLIGSAGMTVTLGVVAWAFSTAVTAADGTVSLPGHAGLIALISANAYVVFFNVSWGPVMWVMLGEMFPNQIRGSALAVAGFAQWIANAVISVSFPTLAKTPGLSVTYVLYALAALVSFFFVRATVIETRGRELEDM is encoded by the coding sequence ATGGACAGGGTTGAGATCAACACCCGCCTGGTGGCGCTCGTCGTCGCCGTGGCGACCATCGGCGGGTTCATGTTCGGCTACGATTCGGGCGTCATCAACGGCACGCAGAACGGGCTCGAGGCGGCCTTTGACCTGGGCAGCCTGGGCATCGGCATCAATGTCGGCGCGATCCTTGTCGGCTCCTCGTTCGGCGCCTTCATCGCAGGGCGCCTGTCCGACCGTATCGGGCGGCGCGGCACGATGATGCTGGCCGCCGGGCTGTTCCTCGTTTCCGCGCTTCTGGCCGGCGCGGCAGGGTCCTCGGCCATCTTCATCATCGCGCGCATCATCGGCGGGCTCGGGGTCGGCGCGGCGAGCGTCACCTCGCCGGTCTACATCTCCGAGATGACGCCCGCCGAAGTGCGCGGACGCCTCTCCAGTGTGCAGCAGGTAATGATCATCACCGGCCTTACCGGCGCCTTCCTCGCCAACTTCGTGCTGGCGCGCTGGGCCGGTGGTTCGACCGCCACGCTCTGGCTCGACTTCCCGGCATGGCGCTGGATGTTCTGGCTCCAGGCAATCCCCGCGCTGATCTATTTCCTCGCGCTCCTGGGCATTCCCGAGAGCCCGCGCTACCTTGTCGCGCAGGGCCGCATCGAGGAAGCCCGCGAGGTGCTGACCCGCCTCTTCGGTGCCGCCACCGCGCAGCGCAAGGTCGCCGAGATCGAAGCCTCGCTCGCCGCCGACCATCACCAGCCCAAGCTCTCCGACCTCGTCGACAAGGCGACGGGCAAGATCCGCCCGATCCTGTGGGTGGGCATCGGCATCGCCGTGTTCCAGCAGCTCGTGGGCATCAACGTCGTCTTCTACTACGGCGCAACGCTGTGGCAGGCAGTCGGCTTCACCGAGGATTCCGCGCTCCAGATCAACATAATCTCGGGCGCGCTCTCGATCGGCGCCTGCCTCATCGCCATCGCCTTCATTGATCGCCTGGGCCGCAAGCCCCTGCTGCTGATCGGCTCGGCGGGCATGACCGTGACGCTGGGCGTGGTCGCCTGGGCCTTCTCGACCGCCGTCACCGCCGCTGACGGGACCGTGAGCCTGCCGGGCCATGCAGGGCTGATCGCGCTCATTTCGGCCAACGCCTACGTTGTCTTCTTCAACGTCAGCTGGGGCCCTGTCATGTGGGTGATGCTGGGTGAGATGTTCCCCAACCAGATCCGCGGTTCGGCACTCGCCGTGGCCGGCTTTGCGCAGTGGATCGCGAACGCGGTGATCTCGGTCAGCTTCCCGACGCTGGCCAAGACGCCCGGCCTCTCGGTCACGTACGTGCTCTATGCGCTGGCCGCCCTCGTCTCGTTCTTCTTCGTGCGCGCCACCGTGATCGAAACGCGCGGCCGCGAACTCGAGGACATGTAA
- a CDS encoding LacI family DNA-binding transcriptional regulator, which yields MADSERKRRSPRSRQTGAPTIADVAAMAGVSMMTVSRVINAEPKVRQSTRDTVNEAIAKLNYAPNRAARSLAGASQIRIGLLYSNPSEAFLSAFIVGSLEEAGRLDVQIVIQKVEEGEELAAAVERMVAGGVDGVILPPPICESEEVLGVLRQSDIPTVAVATPKEQDGIATILIDDASAAREMTAHLASLGHERIGFILGHPDLAASKDRHEGYRQGLADAGYAYDEALVAQGFFTYRSGLDAAEQLLAQDNPPTAIFASNDDMAAAAVAVAHRRGLDVPGDLTVCGFDDVAMATTIWPELTTIHQPIAAMSRQAVELLATFLRNKRSAEVGEQRIMVDYELVRRQSDAAPRRRPATRVPATV from the coding sequence ATGGCAGATAGTGAGCGCAAACGCCGGTCCCCGCGATCGCGGCAGACGGGAGCCCCAACGATTGCAGATGTGGCCGCGATGGCGGGCGTCTCGATGATGACCGTTTCGCGCGTGATCAATGCCGAGCCCAAAGTGCGCCAGTCCACGCGCGACACCGTGAACGAGGCCATCGCCAAGCTCAATTACGCCCCCAACCGGGCTGCGCGCAGCCTTGCGGGCGCCTCGCAGATCCGCATCGGCCTGCTCTATTCCAACCCGTCCGAGGCGTTCCTTTCGGCCTTCATCGTCGGTAGCCTGGAAGAGGCTGGCCGGCTCGACGTGCAGATCGTCATCCAGAAGGTGGAAGAGGGCGAGGAACTGGCCGCGGCGGTCGAGCGCATGGTGGCAGGCGGCGTGGACGGCGTGATCCTGCCCCCGCCGATCTGCGAATCCGAGGAAGTGCTGGGCGTTCTGCGCCAGTCCGACATCCCGACCGTGGCCGTCGCCACGCCCAAGGAGCAGGACGGTATCGCCACGATCCTGATCGACGATGCGAGCGCGGCGCGCGAGATGACCGCGCACCTCGCGTCGCTGGGGCATGAGCGGATCGGCTTCATCCTCGGCCATCCCGACCTGGCGGCCAGCAAGGACCGCCATGAAGGCTACCGGCAGGGGCTGGCCGATGCGGGCTATGCCTATGACGAGGCGCTCGTCGCGCAGGGCTTCTTTACCTACCGCTCCGGGCTCGATGCGGCTGAGCAGCTGCTGGCGCAGGACAACCCGCCCACTGCGATCTTTGCCAGCAACGACGACATGGCGGCCGCGGCCGTCGCGGTCGCGCACCGGCGCGGGCTCGACGTGCCCGGCGATCTCACTGTCTGCGGGTTCGACGATGTGGCGATGGCGACGACGATCTGGCCCGAACTCACCACGATCCACCAGCCCATCGCGGCGATGAGCCGCCAGGCCGTCGAGCTCCTCGCGACGTTCCTGCGCAACAAGCGCAGCGCCGAAGTGGGCGAGCAGCGCATCATGGTCGATTACGAGCTCGTCCGTCGCCAGTCCGACGCGGCCCCGCGCCGCCGTCCGGCAACGCGGGTACCCGCGACGGTCTGA
- a CDS encoding glycoside hydrolase family 3 protein, with protein sequence MRRFNRIAQAFALSSCAALALAQPALGDEAPAPTPVHPDKWPAAKSPDFIDPAIEAKITKLMAQMSLREKVGQMIQADTAAITPEDLREYPLGSILAGGNSPPIGAPDRSPAEPWIATSHAFDAVALEKRKGHVAIPIIFGIDAVHGNSNVVGATLFPHNSGLGAMHDPELMREIGRATAAETAASGIHWAFGPTLAVPQDDRWGRAYEGYSENPALVAAYAAPMIEGLQGAPGTPNTVQAGRVSASVKHFLGDGGTTEGIDQGDTQVDEDTLIRIHDAGYPPAVDAGTMTVMASFQSWNGIKMHGNKALLTDVLKGRMGFDGFVVGDWNGHGQIPGCTNTDCPDTFNAGLDMAMAPDSWKGLFNSTLKHAEDGTIPMARIDDAVRRILRIKFKLGLFDAARPYEAKWQDVMGAPEHRAIARRAVRESLVLLKNEGVLPIKSSANVLVAGDAADDIGRQSGGWTLSWQGDGNTNADFPGATSIYAGIEQALEAGGGTATLSVDGSFSQKPDVAIVVFGEEPYAELRGDIRSLEFQPGDKKALALLTKLKAAGIPTVSVFLSGRPLWVNPEINQSDAFVAAWYPGSEGAGVADVLVGGATDFTGALSFSWPKRADQFRLNQGNADYDPLFALGYGLSYAKSAHVPALGEEPGIDASATNTSTYIADGILAKPFTMGLDGAVSQRLVDSADRQEGAIRLDWTGEGQMRIDGPNLKLDREANADMNVEVIYRLDTAPTAPVTLSLGSGTVRIDEALAQPGTWSSLKISLKCFGQHGTYLGGITKPFALKAKAPFAVSISDMRIATDPAGTVCPE encoded by the coding sequence ATGAGGCGTTTCAACCGCATCGCGCAGGCGTTTGCGCTCAGTTCCTGCGCGGCGCTCGCGCTGGCCCAGCCTGCCCTGGGCGACGAGGCCCCCGCGCCCACTCCGGTGCACCCGGACAAGTGGCCCGCCGCCAAGAGCCCCGATTTCATCGATCCCGCGATCGAGGCGAAGATCACCAAGCTCATGGCTCAGATGTCTCTGCGCGAGAAGGTCGGCCAGATGATCCAGGCCGACACCGCCGCGATCACGCCTGAGGACCTGCGCGAATATCCGCTCGGCTCGATCCTCGCGGGCGGCAACTCGCCCCCGATCGGCGCGCCCGACCGCTCGCCCGCCGAGCCCTGGATCGCCACCAGCCACGCCTTCGATGCGGTCGCGCTGGAGAAGCGCAAGGGCCACGTCGCCATTCCCATCATCTTCGGCATCGATGCCGTTCACGGCAATTCCAATGTCGTGGGCGCCACGCTCTTCCCGCACAACAGCGGCCTTGGCGCGATGCACGACCCCGAATTGATGCGCGAGATCGGCCGGGCCACCGCCGCCGAAACCGCCGCGAGCGGCATCCACTGGGCCTTTGGCCCGACGCTCGCCGTGCCGCAGGACGACCGCTGGGGCCGCGCCTACGAAGGTTACTCGGAGAACCCCGCGCTCGTCGCCGCCTACGCCGCGCCGATGATCGAGGGCCTGCAGGGCGCGCCCGGCACACCCAACACCGTCCAGGCGGGCCGCGTCTCGGCCAGCGTCAAGCACTTCCTGGGCGATGGCGGCACCACCGAGGGCATCGACCAGGGCGACACCCAGGTCGACGAGGACACCCTCATCCGCATCCACGATGCGGGCTACCCCCCCGCCGTCGATGCCGGCACGATGACCGTCATGGCCTCGTTCCAGAGCTGGAACGGGATCAAGATGCACGGCAACAAGGCCCTGCTCACCGATGTCCTCAAGGGCCGCATGGGCTTCGACGGCTTCGTCGTGGGGGACTGGAACGGCCATGGCCAGATCCCCGGCTGCACCAACACCGATTGCCCCGACACCTTCAACGCCGGGCTCGACATGGCAATGGCGCCCGACAGCTGGAAGGGCCTGTTCAACTCGACCCTCAAGCACGCCGAGGACGGCACCATCCCGATGGCGCGCATCGACGATGCCGTGCGCCGCATCCTGCGCATCAAGTTCAAGCTCGGCCTGTTCGACGCGGCCCGCCCCTACGAGGCCAAGTGGCAGGACGTGATGGGTGCGCCCGAGCACCGTGCAATTGCCCGGCGCGCCGTGCGTGAGAGCCTCGTCCTCCTCAAGAACGAGGGCGTGCTGCCGATCAAGTCGAGCGCCAACGTCCTCGTCGCGGGCGATGCGGCCGACGACATCGGCCGCCAGTCGGGCGGGTGGACGCTTTCCTGGCAGGGCGATGGCAACACCAACGCCGATTTCCCGGGTGCAACCTCGATCTACGCCGGTATCGAGCAGGCGCTCGAAGCGGGCGGCGGCACGGCCACCCTTTCTGTCGACGGCAGCTTCTCGCAGAAGCCCGACGTCGCCATTGTCGTCTTCGGCGAAGAACCTTACGCGGAGCTTCGCGGCGACATCCGCAGCCTCGAATTCCAGCCCGGCGACAAGAAGGCTCTCGCGCTCCTTACCAAGCTGAAAGCGGCCGGGATCCCGACCGTCTCGGTCTTCCTTTCGGGCCGCCCGCTATGGGTAAACCCCGAGATCAACCAGTCCGACGCCTTTGTCGCGGCCTGGTATCCCGGTTCGGAAGGCGCAGGCGTGGCCGATGTTCTGGTGGGCGGTGCGACCGACTTCACCGGCGCCCTCTCCTTCAGCTGGCCCAAGCGCGCCGACCAGTTCCGCCTCAACCAGGGCAATGCGGACTACGACCCGCTGTTCGCGCTCGGCTATGGCCTGAGCTATGCGAAGAGCGCCCACGTGCCCGCCCTTGGCGAAGAGCCCGGGATCGACGCCAGCGCGACCAACACCAGCACCTACATCGCCGACGGCATTCTTGCGAAGCCCTTCACGATGGGCCTCGACGGCGCGGTTTCGCAGCGCCTGGTCGACAGCGCCGACCGGCAGGAAGGCGCGATCCGGCTTGACTGGACGGGCGAGGGCCAGATGCGCATCGACGGCCCCAACCTCAAGCTCGACCGCGAGGCGAATGCGGACATGAACGTCGAGGTGATCTACCGCCTCGACACCGCGCCGACGGCCCCCGTCACACTCTCGCTGGGTTCGGGCACGGTGCGCATCGACGAAGCGTTGGCGCAACCGGGCACATGGTCCTCGCTCAAGATCTCGCTGAAGTGCTTTGGCCAGCACGGCACGTATCTGGGCGGCATCACCAAGCCCTTCGCGCTCAAGGCCAAGGCGCCCTTCGCGGTCTCGATCTCGGACATGCGCATCGCCACCGACCCGGCCGGAACCGTCTGCCCCGAATAA
- a CDS encoding TonB-dependent receptor, whose translation MAAFTRIRNSFTGIRGDMLLRAGTSATALAICAMPALAAAQEADTPAEATLNEEQAIIVTGIRASLESAIDRKRDAEVVVDSITAQDIGALPDRSVSEALQRIPGVTLQRTSEARDPARLSGEGGGVFIRGLSFVRSELNGRDVFSANSGNSLSFEDISADLMSGVDVYKNPSADMVEGGIGGTIDLRTRKPFDAPGFVAAVSGDVNYADLRSKSFLSGSALVSDRFDTGLGEIGVLVSYSISNIGNRTDSISADRFLQREMTEDANGYAEGDTVYVPNSVGFRRIDWQQERRAFDASLQWRPSSTLEFTAEALISTAKPRDTEYYIGNSTQMDPTTPGFVFGEQNQLVSGVADNQQPLLDTRAGSQDKKNQDYSFKALWEPDSHWTVTADVQYSKSTASVYSMTAFTGTDVGTTFDFDLDGNTPYMNMRPTDPSQSLAEKSANWWAAAMDHLEDNEADQWAIRGDVEYKFDEGFLKSLKVGGRWSDRTAITRQTTYNWGLLSGQYWLPGNEVRLDETGYPGGPQIADLPNQSTFVDFNNFFRGEASNPTSGLWLPAPSLVNQGTGHAFDYLGATLSNGWGWAPLSDDFSQTTGQGGINNQGQEVLAGYAMARFGMDYSPVGRFDGNVGVRVVHTKLNSLGSAINVGTLSVDCDSATTDCSDYERALAFASGDLGTSITSGSNSYTDVLPSFNLRYFVTDDFQVRFAASKGISRPTFAQLNPYTSLNFSFDNDGNPNGTGVGGVTTAFTGTAGNPDLKPTRSNNFDLSFEYYYGRSNSLTLALFYKEISDYIFVGLEQQEYTSGGETITFDVNRQTNGAKGKIKGFELAYTQFLDFLPGPLSGLGFTGNLTYVDSTGGANSSVNVFDTANGENAGLNLPLEGLSKWSYNVAAIYETPGVSARVAYNWRKKYLLTTSAANINYPVWNDDYGQLDASILVNVNEHLKVGVQGTNLLTSRTYLRVGDPSFQPRYSWTETDRRVAMVVRTRF comes from the coding sequence ATGGCAGCGTTCACTCGCATTCGTAACAGTTTCACCGGAATCCGTGGGGACATGCTCCTGCGCGCAGGCACGTCCGCGACCGCACTCGCGATCTGCGCCATGCCCGCGCTCGCCGCGGCCCAGGAGGCGGACACGCCTGCCGAAGCCACGCTGAACGAAGAGCAGGCGATCATCGTCACCGGCATCCGCGCCTCGCTCGAGAGCGCGATCGACCGCAAGCGCGACGCCGAAGTCGTCGTCGATTCGATCACCGCGCAGGACATCGGCGCCCTTCCCGACCGTTCGGTTTCCGAAGCGCTGCAGCGCATCCCGGGCGTCACCCTCCAGCGCACCAGCGAAGCGCGCGACCCCGCGCGTCTCTCGGGTGAAGGCGGCGGCGTCTTCATCCGCGGCCTGTCCTTCGTGCGCTCCGAGCTCAACGGCCGCGACGTGTTCTCGGCCAACAGCGGCAACTCGCTTTCCTTCGAGGACATCTCGGCCGATCTCATGTCGGGCGTGGACGTCTACAAGAACCCCTCGGCGGACATGGTCGAGGGCGGCATCGGCGGCACCATCGACCTGCGCACGCGCAAGCCCTTCGATGCACCGGGCTTCGTGGCTGCGGTTTCGGGCGACGTGAACTACGCGGACCTGCGTTCCAAGAGCTTCCTGTCGGGCAGCGCGCTCGTCAGCGACCGCTTCGACACGGGCCTGGGCGAAATCGGCGTCCTCGTCTCCTACTCGATCAGCAACATCGGCAACCGCACCGACTCGATCTCGGCCGACCGCTTCCTCCAGCGCGAGATGACCGAGGATGCCAATGGCTATGCCGAAGGCGACACGGTCTACGTCCCCAACAGCGTCGGCTTCCGCCGCATCGACTGGCAGCAGGAACGCCGCGCCTTCGACGCCTCGCTGCAGTGGCGTCCCTCGAGCACGCTTGAGTTCACGGCCGAGGCGCTGATCTCGACCGCCAAGCCGCGCGACACCGAATACTACATTGGCAACTCGACCCAGATGGACCCGACGACCCCGGGCTTCGTCTTTGGTGAGCAGAACCAGCTCGTCTCGGGCGTGGCCGACAACCAGCAGCCGCTGCTCGACACGCGCGCGGGCAGCCAGGACAAGAAGAACCAGGACTACTCGTTCAAGGCCCTGTGGGAGCCTGACAGCCACTGGACCGTCACGGCCGATGTCCAGTACTCGAAGTCGACCGCCAGCGTCTATTCGATGACCGCCTTCACCGGCACGGACGTGGGCACGACCTTCGACTTCGACCTCGACGGCAACACGCCCTACATGAACATGCGTCCCACCGACCCCTCGCAGTCGCTGGCGGAAAAGAGCGCGAACTGGTGGGCGGCCGCGATGGACCACCTCGAGGACAACGAGGCGGACCAATGGGCGATCCGCGGCGATGTGGAATACAAGTTCGACGAAGGCTTCCTGAAGTCGCTCAAGGTCGGCGGCCGCTGGTCGGACCGCACCGCGATCACGCGTCAGACCACCTACAACTGGGGTCTTCTTTCGGGCCAGTACTGGCTTCCGGGCAACGAAGTGCGCCTTGATGAAACCGGCTACCCGGGTGGCCCGCAGATCGCGGACCTGCCCAACCAGTCGACGTTCGTGGACTTCAACAACTTCTTCCGCGGCGAAGCCAGCAACCCGACTTCGGGCCTGTGGCTCCCCGCCCCCAGCCTCGTCAATCAGGGCACGGGCCATGCCTTCGATTACCTGGGCGCTACGCTCTCGAACGGTTGGGGCTGGGCTCCGCTCAGCGACGACTTCTCGCAGACCACCGGCCAGGGCGGCATCAACAACCAGGGCCAGGAAGTCCTCGCGGGTTACGCCATGGCGCGCTTCGGCATGGACTACAGCCCGGTCGGCCGCTTCGACGGCAACGTGGGTGTGCGTGTGGTCCACACCAAGCTCAACTCGCTGGGTTCGGCGATCAACGTCGGAACGCTGAGCGTCGACTGCGATTCGGCCACGACCGACTGCTCCGACTACGAACGTGCACTCGCGTTCGCCTCGGGTGACCTTGGCACCTCGATCACCTCGGGCAGCAACAGCTACACCGACGTCCTTCCCAGCTTCAACCTGCGCTACTTCGTGACCGACGACTTCCAGGTCCGCTTCGCGGCCTCGAAGGGGATCTCGCGTCCGACCTTCGCGCAGCTCAACCCATACACCTCGCTGAACTTCTCGTTCGACAACGACGGCAACCCCAACGGCACGGGCGTAGGCGGCGTAACCACCGCGTTCACCGGCACCGCGGGCAACCCGGACCTGAAGCCGACCCGCTCGAACAACTTCGACCTCAGCTTCGAGTACTACTACGGCCGCTCGAACAGCCTGACGCTGGCGCTCTTCTACAAGGAAATCAGCGACTACATCTTCGTCGGCCTGGAACAGCAGGAATACACCAGCGGCGGCGAAACGATCACCTTCGACGTCAACCGCCAGACCAACGGCGCCAAGGGCAAGATCAAGGGCTTCGAGCTGGCCTACACCCAGTTCCTCGACTTCCTTCCCGGACCGCTCTCGGGCCTGGGCTTCACCGGCAACCTGACCTACGTCGATTCGACCGGTGGCGCGAACTCCTCGGTCAACGTGTTCGATACCGCCAACGGCGAGAATGCGGGCCTCAACCTGCCGCTCGAAGGCCTCTCGAAGTGGTCCTACAACGTGGCCGCGATCTACGAGACGCCCGGCGTCTCGGCCCGCGTCGCCTACAACTGGCGCAAGAAGTACCTGCTGACCACCTCGGCGGCGAACATCAACTACCCGGTCTGGAACGACGACTACGGCCAGCTTGATGCCTCGATCCTGGTCAACGTGAACGAGCACCTGAAGGTCGGCGTGCAGGGCACCAACCTACTCACCTCGCGCACGTACCTGCGCGTGGGCGATCCCAGCTTCCAGCCGCGCTACAGCTGGACCGAGACCGACCGCCGCGTCGCCATGGTCGTGCGCACGCGCTTCTGA
- a CDS encoding GDSL-type esterase/lipase family protein, with the protein MKRLGLLLAGAALLIAANAPAPYQSSPERRTIEETRDWGPWAGPFRNKLVPSMMRDFGERYLYAPANAKLAPPAPGEQRVVFMGDSITDLWNLERFFPGKPYVNRGISAQVTAQMLVRFEQDVVALKPRAVVILGGVNDVSGMLQMETTEGIVSNITAMADIAERHGIQVVLCSILPVTNTPEAQWVEAERKPAQLRAINAHLRQLAAARGYAFADYAPAMKTDKGLLKREFTKDGIHPSAAGYDVMAPIAAAAIARALNEGTR; encoded by the coding sequence ATGAAACGCCTTGGCCTCCTACTCGCCGGAGCGGCCCTCCTGATCGCAGCGAACGCGCCCGCGCCCTACCAGTCGAGCCCGGAACGCCGCACCATCGAAGAGACCCGCGACTGGGGGCCCTGGGCCGGCCCGTTCCGCAACAAGCTCGTACCGTCCATGATGCGCGACTTCGGTGAGCGCTATCTCTACGCGCCCGCCAACGCGAAGCTCGCACCGCCTGCGCCAGGTGAACAGCGTGTCGTCTTCATGGGCGATTCGATCACCGACCTGTGGAACCTCGAACGCTTCTTCCCGGGCAAGCCCTATGTGAATCGGGGCATCAGCGCGCAGGTCACCGCACAGATGCTGGTCCGCTTCGAGCAGGACGTCGTCGCCCTGAAGCCCCGCGCCGTGGTCATCCTGGGCGGCGTCAACGATGTCTCGGGCATGCTCCAGATGGAGACCACCGAGGGCATCGTCAGCAACATCACCGCGATGGCCGACATTGCCGAGCGCCACGGCATCCAGGTCGTGCTCTGCTCGATCCTGCCGGTGACCAACACGCCCGAGGCGCAGTGGGTGGAGGCCGAACGCAAGCCCGCCCAGTTGCGCGCGATCAACGCCCACCTGCGCCAGCTTGCCGCCGCTCGCGGCTACGCCTTTGCCGATTACGCCCCGGCGATGAAGACCGACAAGGGCCTGCTGAAACGGGAATTCACGAAGGACGGCATCCATCCCAGCGCGGCGGGCTATGACGTCATGGCCCCCATCGCAGCAGCGGCGATCGCACGGGCCCTGAACGAGGGTACTCGCTAA